A genomic stretch from Bordetella sp. N includes:
- a CDS encoding PLP-dependent aminotransferase family protein, with protein MVQMRNWRVLLEVAGAAGSVSYRQILDGLARAIQDGRLPPGAPLPGTREMASMLAVNRKTVILAYEEAAIKGWLVSEQRRGTFVNPAFSPGGAAVARTADVGPAEKGERAFLPAFNATPLPEYFEGPLARDRANGGRGGNVGGPRTMYFDNGSPDHRLLPQAILHRHYRVALREGLRSDLVRYGNIASAQELRLALAGMLSATRALAVTPSCICLTQGTQMALHLTAAALIKPGDVVIVERLSYPPAWTIFRALGARIEVVDIDADGCVVDQVEAICKRGPVRFIYLTPHHHFPTTVSLRADRRAQLLALAARHSFSIVEEDYDHEYHFAGRPYAPLASDAHQRHVIYIGSLSKLLGPSFRTGFIVAPENLIETLERKYLLLASHGDAVMQKMLADLIANGELRRHVRRSAKHYRARQETLLDCLRHHFGDAMTTRPPQGGLALWVTFRDDVDVDAMLRHAAADNLFVRGGRQFSPLDEPVNGLRLGFASMSPDELVQAVERLHRAWQASRSRL; from the coding sequence ATGGTCCAGATGAGAAACTGGCGCGTCCTGCTCGAAGTGGCTGGCGCCGCGGGCAGCGTGTCATATCGCCAGATCCTGGACGGGCTGGCACGCGCCATTCAGGATGGGCGCTTGCCGCCTGGCGCGCCGCTACCCGGCACGCGGGAAATGGCCAGCATGCTGGCGGTGAATCGCAAGACGGTGATCCTGGCTTATGAAGAGGCCGCGATCAAAGGCTGGCTGGTCAGCGAGCAAAGACGGGGGACTTTCGTCAATCCGGCGTTCAGCCCCGGCGGGGCGGCCGTGGCACGAACAGCTGATGTCGGCCCGGCGGAAAAGGGTGAGCGCGCCTTTCTGCCGGCATTCAATGCGACGCCGCTGCCGGAATACTTCGAGGGCCCGCTGGCACGCGATCGCGCCAACGGCGGCCGCGGTGGCAATGTCGGCGGCCCACGCACGATGTACTTCGACAATGGGTCGCCCGACCACCGTCTGCTGCCGCAAGCCATCCTGCATCGCCACTATCGTGTCGCGCTGCGCGAAGGGCTGCGGTCCGACCTGGTGCGTTACGGCAACATCGCGTCGGCGCAGGAGTTGCGGCTTGCCTTGGCGGGCATGCTCAGCGCCACCCGTGCGCTGGCGGTCACGCCGTCTTGCATCTGCCTGACGCAGGGCACGCAGATGGCCTTGCATCTGACGGCGGCCGCCTTGATCAAGCCCGGGGATGTGGTCATCGTGGAGCGCCTGAGCTATCCGCCTGCCTGGACCATCTTCCGCGCCCTGGGTGCGCGTATCGAAGTGGTCGATATCGATGCCGACGGCTGCGTGGTCGACCAGGTGGAAGCCATATGCAAGCGCGGACCTGTGCGTTTCATCTATCTGACGCCGCATCACCACTTTCCGACCACGGTCAGCCTGCGCGCGGATCGCCGCGCGCAATTATTGGCGCTTGCCGCGCGCCATTCCTTCTCGATCGTCGAGGAAGACTACGACCACGAATACCATTTCGCGGGACGGCCCTACGCCCCCTTGGCCAGCGATGCGCACCAGCGCCACGTTATCTACATCGGCTCCCTGTCCAAGCTGCTGGGTCCCAGCTTCCGCACGGGTTTCATTGTCGCGCCTGAAAATCTGATCGAGACCCTGGAGCGCAAGTATCTGCTGCTGGCCAGCCATGGTGATGCCGTGATGCAGAAGATGCTGGCGGATCTGATCGCCAACGGCGAGTTGCGCCGGCACGTGCGGCGTAGCGCCAAGCATTACCGGGCGCGCCAGGAAACCCTGCTGGATTGCCTGCGGCATCACTTCGGCGACGCGATGACCACCCGTCCGCCCCAGGGTGGCCTGGCCTTGTGGGTCACGTTCCGCGACGACGTGGATGTGGATGCCATGCTGCGGCATGCCGCGGCCGACAATCTGTTCGTGCGCGGCGGCCGCCAATTCTCGCCGCTCGACGAACCCGTCAACGGCCTGCGCCTGGGCTTCGCGTCCATGTCGCCCGATGAACTGGTGCAGGCGGTTGAACGCCTGCATCGGGCATGGCAGGCGTCGCGGTCGAGGCTATGA
- a CDS encoding 2Fe-2S iron-sulfur cluster-binding protein: MQDRHLIEIGAAGQHFRAGNELLLDAALAQGMAVPFSCRRGECGCCKVRVLQGTHAVEPYAALGTPYPLADGELLLCQSRACSDLRIDIPGWSMQTPALRFEAIVQEKRDLAAGITRLAVKSADGKTPAIQPGQYMKLYLPDGSNRCFSVANIPAAEDGQLEFHIRRVAGGRFSEGMLDTLRQGDRISLEGGFGACTWQGTGHAHLVLFATGTGYAGIKPILLAALASNTAAAPPLQSITLYWGGNGTDDFYDQAFLDTQAATDPRF; encoded by the coding sequence ATGCAGGATAGACATCTCATCGAGATCGGCGCCGCCGGGCAGCATTTCCGCGCGGGGAACGAACTGCTGCTGGACGCTGCCCTTGCACAAGGCATGGCCGTCCCGTTTTCCTGTCGACGCGGAGAGTGCGGATGTTGCAAGGTGCGGGTGCTGCAAGGCACGCATGCCGTCGAGCCTTATGCGGCGCTGGGCACCCCATATCCGCTGGCGGACGGCGAACTGCTCTTGTGCCAGAGCCGCGCCTGCAGCGATCTGCGCATCGATATCCCGGGCTGGTCGATGCAGACTCCCGCCCTGCGCTTCGAGGCCATCGTGCAGGAAAAACGCGACCTGGCCGCGGGAATTACCCGTCTTGCGGTCAAGTCCGCGGACGGCAAGACGCCAGCAATCCAGCCCGGGCAATACATGAAGCTGTACCTGCCCGACGGCAGCAACCGCTGCTTTTCGGTGGCCAACATTCCTGCCGCGGAGGATGGCCAACTTGAGTTTCATATCCGGCGCGTGGCCGGAGGGCGCTTCTCCGAGGGCATGCTGGACACCCTGCGGCAGGGCGACCGGATCAGCCTGGAAGGCGGTTTCGGCGCCTGCACCTGGCAAGGTACTGGACACGCGCATCTGGTCCTGTTCGCGACGGGAACCGGTTACGCCGGCATCAAGCCGATCCTCCTGGCCGCATTGGCATCGAACACGGCGGCGGCTCCCCCGCTTCAGTCGATCACGCTGTATTGGGGTGGCAATGGCACCGACGACTTCTACGACCAGGCCTTCCTGGATACCCAGGCCGCGACCGATCCACGTTTCTAG
- a CDS encoding NAD(P)H dependent flavin oxidoreductase family protein produces the protein MIGASGQDHPAIARGHVQDSAGAHGHDWSATQVYACGNPAMIAAVRAACEGWGVPAHDIIVEAFVPSGTSSIPLAEGSLDPLLERVGPRFSLDGMLAARAQSIRAVAQIAGKLRVGMTTAQAVEMADQHLRDMGSSNTWHPTYIRFGDDTVRTPRQGVRRQRTLQPSDIVVVDIGPVWNGYEGDFGDTFVFGDDNLHRSCAQAARDVFSAAKVAWKTGLTGRKLYDYAEAQAERGGWKLERNLAGHRVSDFPHALYGPAKLAEMDIVPSDAVWVLEIQLRHPERPVGAFYEDILVGLPGQ, from the coding sequence GTGATCGGCGCCAGCGGCCAGGATCATCCCGCCATAGCGCGGGGACACGTCCAGGATAGCGCGGGTGCGCACGGCCATGATTGGTCCGCGACCCAGGTCTACGCCTGCGGCAATCCCGCGATGATCGCCGCGGTGCGGGCGGCCTGCGAAGGCTGGGGCGTGCCCGCGCACGACATCATCGTCGAAGCCTTCGTGCCGTCTGGAACGAGTTCCATTCCTTTGGCGGAGGGCAGCCTGGATCCCCTGCTGGAGCGCGTCGGCCCGCGCTTTTCCCTGGATGGCATGTTGGCGGCACGCGCGCAATCCATACGCGCGGTCGCGCAGATCGCCGGCAAGCTGCGCGTGGGGATGACCACCGCGCAGGCTGTCGAGATGGCGGATCAGCACCTGCGGGACATGGGGTCTTCCAACACCTGGCACCCGACCTATATCAGGTTCGGGGACGACACCGTGCGCACGCCCCGCCAAGGCGTGCGCAGGCAACGGACGCTACAGCCTAGCGATATCGTCGTTGTCGATATCGGGCCGGTATGGAATGGCTACGAGGGCGATTTCGGCGACACCTTCGTCTTCGGCGACGACAATCTACATCGCTCATGTGCGCAGGCCGCGCGCGATGTGTTCAGCGCCGCGAAGGTGGCCTGGAAGACGGGCCTGACCGGCCGCAAGCTTTATGACTACGCCGAAGCGCAGGCCGAGCGCGGCGGCTGGAAGCTGGAGCGCAACCTGGCCGGCCATCGGGTTTCCGATTTTCCCCATGCCCTGTATGGCCCGGCCAAACTGGCCGAGATGGACATCGTCCCCAGTGATGCCGTCTGGGTGCTGGAGATCCAGCTGCGCCATCCGGAGCGCCCCGTGGGGGCATTCTACGAAGACATCCTGGTTGGACTGCCGGGTCAGTAG
- a CDS encoding acyl-CoA dehydrogenase family protein: protein MAITKQAGAGLREQGPDDQSLLARFRPVFGKIAAGALEREETGRRPVEEVRWLKDAGFTAVRVPIEFGGGGATLRQLHLLLIELAAADSNLSHALRVHFRFTEGHWARRAEPHSANWLRRIAAGTVIAAGSAERTGEHGKPATTLTKDKGRYFVTGKKFYTTGSLYADYLSVTGTTEAGEVATLLVRTDAPGVEVIDDWSGIGQRSSSSGTVVFNNAPVEAEEVSPPAPISGSRYAHVQLSHLATAAGIVRRAADDITDFVRARHRTYKQASAAIPAEDPLVQAVVGRADAAAYALKAIVLQVAESLDEVSAANLYLKSAPGTEPEDAALRASLTERVPGLEHQAGLNAYRAQTVALDLALKTTSDIFEVGGSSAVDRHKHLDRHWRNVRTLASHNPLIYRHRHLGEYQLNGSVPSFFAQSDSEAVVPIGDGEALLGV, encoded by the coding sequence TTGGCAATCACGAAGCAGGCCGGCGCCGGGCTGCGGGAGCAGGGGCCCGACGATCAGTCGTTGCTGGCTCGCTTCCGTCCGGTGTTCGGCAAAATCGCGGCGGGCGCGCTGGAGCGGGAAGAGACAGGCCGGCGGCCCGTCGAGGAAGTGCGTTGGCTCAAGGACGCGGGCTTCACCGCCGTGCGGGTACCGATTGAATTCGGTGGTGGCGGCGCGACGCTGCGGCAACTGCATCTGCTGCTGATCGAACTGGCGGCGGCCGATTCGAATCTGTCGCACGCGCTGCGGGTGCATTTCCGTTTCACCGAAGGGCACTGGGCGCGTCGCGCCGAGCCGCATAGCGCCAACTGGTTGCGCCGGATCGCGGCGGGCACCGTGATCGCCGCCGGCAGCGCGGAGCGCACGGGCGAGCACGGCAAGCCGGCCACCACGCTCACCAAAGACAAGGGCCGGTACTTCGTCACGGGTAAAAAGTTCTACACCACCGGATCGCTATACGCGGACTACCTGTCGGTCACCGGCACGACGGAAGCGGGCGAGGTCGCGACGTTGTTGGTGCGCACCGACGCGCCCGGCGTCGAGGTCATCGACGACTGGTCGGGCATCGGCCAACGCAGCAGCAGTAGCGGCACGGTGGTGTTCAACAATGCCCCCGTCGAAGCGGAGGAAGTCTCGCCACCGGCGCCGATTTCAGGATCCCGCTATGCGCACGTGCAGCTCTCCCACCTGGCGACCGCCGCCGGCATCGTGCGGCGCGCCGCGGACGACATCACCGATTTCGTGCGGGCCCGGCATCGCACCTATAAACAGGCCAGCGCCGCCATTCCCGCCGAGGATCCCCTGGTGCAAGCAGTGGTGGGCCGCGCCGACGCCGCGGCCTACGCTTTGAAGGCCATCGTATTGCAGGTGGCGGAATCGCTGGATGAGGTATCCGCGGCGAACTTGTACCTGAAGTCGGCACCGGGGACGGAACCTGAAGACGCCGCGCTGCGCGCGTCCCTTACGGAACGCGTGCCGGGCCTTGAGCACCAAGCCGGCCTGAACGCCTATCGGGCGCAGACGGTAGCCCTCGACCTGGCGCTGAAGACGACTTCGGACATATTCGAAGTGGGCGGTTCTTCCGCGGTCGACCGGCACAAGCACCTGGACCGTCACTGGCGCAACGTCAGGACCCTGGCTTCCCACAACCCCTTGATCTACCGCCATCGGCATCTGGGCGAATATCAGCTGAACGGCAGCGTGCCATCCTTCTTCGCCCAAAGCGATTCCGAAGCGGTGGTGCCGATAGGGGATGGAGAGGCGCTGCTGGGCGTGTAA